A single window of Desulfobacterales bacterium DNA harbors:
- a CDS encoding TetR/AcrR family transcriptional regulator, protein MGSDAAKKSSQDTRSLTLETALGLFTGKGYFNTSMQDIRREARVSIGSIYHHFKSKEALAKALYQDLLDRMEQMMAEIMDRHQSIHDRARAVITTLFDMVETSPQAVQFILYAKHREFLPCEKPVCASRPFEMMRDMVAKGIERGEICDLDPTVATAALFGGAIRLIHLKLDGAVQGPLDRFLDQTWECAWSSVT, encoded by the coding sequence ATGGGTTCGGATGCAGCAAAAAAAAGTTCCCAGGACACCAGGAGCCTGACCCTGGAGACCGCCCTGGGTTTATTCACCGGCAAGGGATATTTCAATACCTCGATGCAGGATATCCGCCGGGAGGCCCGGGTGAGCATCGGTTCCATCTATCACCACTTCAAGTCCAAGGAGGCCCTGGCCAAGGCCCTGTACCAGGATCTGCTCGACCGGATGGAACAGATGATGGCCGAGATCATGGACCGCCACCAATCGATCCATGATCGGGCCCGGGCGGTGATCACCACCCTGTTTGACATGGTGGAGACCTCGCCCCAGGCAGTGCAGTTTATCCTCTATGCCAAGCACCGGGAGTTTCTGCCCTGTGAAAAGCCGGTCTGCGCCTCCCGGCCCTTTGAGATGATGCGGGACATGGTTGCCAAGGGAATAGAACGCGGCGAGATATGTGATCTTGACCCGACAGTGGCCACGGCCGCCCTGTTCGGCGGGGCGATCCGTTTGATCCACCTAAAACTGGACGGCGCGGTGCAGGGCCCCCTGGATCGTTTTCTCGACCAGACCTGGGAGTGCGCCTGGTCATCGGTGACCTGA
- a CDS encoding zinc ribbon domain-containing protein: MPIYEFRCNDCNTLFEKIIFGSADREKVVCGKCGSNKVKKTISATSYRLAAGGSSTPFGTGPGGCGSGGFS, from the coding sequence ATGCCTATTTATGAATTTCGTTGCAATGACTGCAACACCCTTTTTGAAAAAATCATCTTTGGCTCTGCGGACCGGGAAAAGGTGGTCTGCGGCAAATGCGGCAGCAACAAGGTGAAAAAGACCATTTCCGCCACCAGCTACCGGCTTGCAGCGGGCGGAAGTTCCACCCCGTTCGGCACCGGCCCCGGCGGCTGCGGTTCCGGCGGTTTTTCCTGA
- a CDS encoding YkgJ family cysteine cluster protein, whose amino-acid sequence MLYCNYCPGYCCYRSPGASLLLTAADINRLARYFGISDGEVRRRFLENRKNTFKLNQDGACIFQAGDRLVKRCTIHMVRPDQCRRFPYDKPCPYLERQDLLAAIQPRLEATLRRAWRNSRRDGEG is encoded by the coding sequence ATGCTCTATTGCAATTACTGCCCCGGCTATTGCTGCTACCGGTCGCCCGGCGCCAGCCTCCTGCTGACCGCCGCTGATATCAACCGGTTGGCCCGGTATTTCGGGATCAGCGACGGCGAGGTGCGCCGCCGGTTTCTGGAGAACAGAAAAAACACATTTAAACTGAATCAGGACGGGGCGTGCATCTTCCAGGCCGGGGACCGGCTGGTCAAACGGTGCACCATCCACATGGTCCGGCCGGATCAATGCCGCCGCTTCCCCTATGACAAACCCTGTCCCTATCTGGAACGGCAGGATCTGCTGGCGGCGATCCAGCCGCGGCTGGAGGCGACCCTGCGCCGGGCCTGGCGGAACAGCCGCCGGGATGGTGAGGGGTAG
- a CDS encoding DUF177 domain-containing protein — translation MKIRFGEIPKTGLQYEINDHSWFPGPELDRTAPVRAHVFVRRKGNERVFLEGEIKAFLALDCDRCMASYSVPLAGAFTVDLELFPDPGGLPEEHQCGKTEMDTIFLEEPVFDLLDVLAEQVLLLVPAKRVCGKGCRGLCAQCGANLNQGPCTCGQDQGASPFNVLGKLKK, via the coding sequence ATGAAGATACGATTTGGCGAGATACCAAAGACGGGATTGCAGTATGAGATCAACGACCACTCCTGGTTCCCGGGCCCGGAACTGGACCGGACCGCGCCGGTCAGAGCCCATGTTTTCGTAAGACGAAAAGGGAATGAGCGGGTGTTTCTGGAGGGTGAGATCAAGGCCTTTCTAGCCCTTGACTGCGACCGCTGCATGGCGTCCTATTCCGTGCCGCTGGCCGGCGCCTTTACGGTTGACCTCGAACTGTTCCCTGATCCCGGCGGACTGCCCGAGGAACACCAGTGCGGCAAGACCGAGATGGATACCATCTTTCTGGAGGAGCCGGTCTTTGATCTCCTTGATGTCCTGGCTGAGCAGGTACTCCTGCTGGTTCCGGCAAAACGGGTCTGCGGCAAGGGCTGCCGCGGGCTCTGTGCCCAATGCGGGGCCAACCTCAACCAGGGCCCCTGCACCTGCGGACAGGACCAGGGGGCGTCGCCTTTCAACGTGCTGGGAAAACTGAAAAAATAA
- a CDS encoding trypsin-like peptidase domain-containing protein yields MRFFQLVYSKVVTRRRPCHAGVTSFIASLWPGKYGPAMLVILVLSFILQGTPVPAFERRTPVVEAIAIAGPAVVNIRTEQIIKRRSSPFFGFSDPFFEEFFRSLVPPRTYTTQSLGSGVIIDPQGYILTNAHVIEKASRIFVALPDSQKELEAELVGMAERLDLAVLKVVAAKEYPFIPPGRSDNLMIGETVIAIGNPLGLGHSVTTGIISAQRRRIPVGNGFVAVFIQTDALINPGNSGGPLININGELIGINTAIASQAQGIGFAIPIDTAKKIASDLIRYGRVRKAYIGIVSQSVGKKFSESHGEGGILVKEVDPGSPAARAGIRFGDVILALDEVPVASPAEFVSILETYTQGDRARLHLLRGMDTQAVEVTLTEPPRDYGLRYGERVFGLVVKDSRQGAMVRKVIPDSSAARAGIRPGDLVMEIAGERITRIADFGRIVEAHMGREPLRFLVVRGKRGYYVDLP; encoded by the coding sequence GTGCGGTTTTTTCAACTGGTTTATTCGAAAGTCGTCACCAGGCGCCGGCCCTGCCATGCCGGAGTGACCTCTTTCATTGCTTCGTTGTGGCCGGGGAAATATGGCCCGGCCATGCTGGTTATTCTGGTTTTATCTTTCATCCTCCAGGGAACGCCGGTCCCGGCCTTTGAGCGCCGGACCCCGGTGGTGGAGGCGATCGCCATTGCCGGGCCGGCGGTGGTCAATATCCGCACCGAGCAGATCATCAAGCGGAGAAGCTCGCCCTTTTTCGGTTTTTCCGACCCCTTTTTCGAGGAGTTCTTCCGCAGCCTGGTCCCGCCGCGGACCTATACCACCCAGTCCCTGGGGAGCGGGGTGATCATCGACCCCCAAGGCTACATCCTTACCAATGCCCATGTGATTGAAAAGGCGTCCAGGATCTTTGTGGCCCTGCCCGATTCCCAAAAGGAACTGGAGGCCGAACTGGTGGGTATGGCCGAACGACTGGACCTGGCAGTACTCAAGGTGGTCGCTGCCAAGGAGTATCCCTTTATTCCGCCGGGCCGTTCCGATAACCTGATGATCGGCGAGACGGTAATCGCCATCGGCAACCCGCTGGGGCTGGGCCATTCGGTGACCACCGGCATTATCAGCGCCCAGCGGCGGCGGATCCCGGTGGGGAACGGCTTTGTCGCGGTGTTCATCCAGACCGACGCCCTGATCAATCCCGGCAACTCCGGCGGCCCGTTGATCAATATCAACGGCGAGTTGATCGGGATCAACACCGCCATTGCCAGCCAGGCCCAGGGGATCGGTTTTGCCATCCCCATTGACACTGCCAAGAAGATCGCCTCTGACCTGATCCGCTACGGGAGGGTCCGCAAGGCATATATCGGCATCGTGTCCCAGTCAGTGGGCAAAAAGTTCAGCGAGTCCCACGGCGAGGGCGGAATCCTGGTCAAGGAGGTGGACCCCGGCTCGCCCGCGGCCCGGGCCGGGATCAGGTTCGGTGACGTAATCCTGGCCCTGGACGAGGTGCCGGTCGCCTCGCCGGCTGAGTTTGTCTCCATCCTGGAGACCTATACCCAGGGGGACAGGGCCCGCCTGCATCTGCTGCGCGGCATGGATACCCAGGCGGTGGAGGTAACGTTGACCGAGCCGCCCAGGGACTATGGCCTTCGCTACGGCGAGCGGGTCTTCGGCCTGGTGGTAAAGGACTCCCGCCAGGGTGCCATGGTGCGCAAGGTGATTCCTGACTCCAGCGCGGCCCGGGCCGGGATCAGGCCCGGCGACCTGGTGATGGAGATCGCCGGCGAGCGGATTACAAGGATTGCTGATTTCGGCCGGATCGTTGAGGCGCACATGGGCCGGGAGCCGTTACGCTTCCTGGTCGTGCGCGGCAAACGCGGCTATTACGTGGATCTGCCATAG
- a CDS encoding tetratricopeptide repeat protein, with protein MYGSTPDSHNRRPKSNPSAIARLFHQAFRCHGNGDLDGALDLYHRVLALDPDNFEARYNLGIIHHSQGELEQARQHYRSVLRLVPDHLPTRYSLGNVCRDIGDRDGAIEAYQRVIALDPGHADALHNLGVIFFLGNQPGAAIDCYRRALAVEPGFGPGHYNLGVALYHAGRLEEAAASYRAAIRINPDDGDSHFNLGITLRELDRLEEAAASYRAALANNPDDVHAHYNLGSIMKELGELDQAVSCFNRALELDPGYGTALCNLAGVYHIMGSIDKAISCYQRSLDLGNDTPATHHILAALTGHTTESAPRQYVVDLFDGYAPRFDQSLQGELGYLVPERMARALAQLVDVPPRFSRALDLGCGPGLSGAPFRGRVDSLVGVDLSEKMLARAKAKNIYDQLHCEELVSFLEKREERYDLFLAADLLVYLGKVDPLFAALRKRCRPWARFVFSIETCTQSDYVLRQSGRYAQSAAYIERLCDRHGFIIEYRRDTGIRKERGAWIPGQIFVLCRPEDCSRSPGAA; from the coding sequence ATGTACGGTTCGACTCCTGACAGCCACAACCGCCGCCCGAAAAGCAACCCCTCCGCCATTGCCCGACTCTTTCATCAGGCGTTTCGCTGCCACGGCAACGGGGACCTGGATGGGGCCCTGGATCTCTACCACCGGGTCCTGGCCCTGGACCCGGACAATTTCGAGGCCCGCTACAACCTCGGGATTATCCATCACAGCCAGGGGGAGCTTGAACAGGCGCGACAGCACTACCGGTCGGTCCTGCGGCTGGTGCCGGATCATCTCCCGACCCGTTACAGCCTGGGCAATGTCTGCCGGGATATCGGCGACCGGGATGGCGCCATTGAGGCCTACCAGCGGGTAATCGCCCTGGACCCCGGCCATGCCGACGCCCTGCATAACCTCGGGGTTATTTTTTTTCTCGGCAACCAGCCCGGGGCGGCAATTGACTGTTATCGCCGGGCCCTGGCCGTGGAGCCCGGATTCGGGCCGGGTCACTATAATCTCGGGGTGGCCCTTTACCATGCCGGCCGGCTCGAAGAGGCGGCGGCCAGCTATCGGGCCGCTATTCGAATAAACCCCGACGATGGGGACAGTCACTTCAACCTCGGGATCACCCTCAGGGAACTGGACCGGCTCGAAGAGGCGGCGGCCAGCTATCGGGCCGCCCTGGCAAACAACCCCGATGATGTCCATGCCCACTATAACCTGGGCAGCATCATGAAGGAACTGGGCGAACTGGACCAGGCGGTTTCCTGCTTTAACCGGGCTCTGGAGCTTGACCCCGGCTATGGCACGGCCCTCTGCAACCTGGCCGGGGTCTACCATATCATGGGCAGCATCGACAAGGCGATCAGCTGCTATCAACGCTCCCTGGACCTGGGCAATGACACCCCGGCCACCCACCATATCCTGGCGGCCCTCACCGGCCATACCACCGAGTCGGCACCGCGCCAGTACGTGGTCGACCTGTTCGACGGCTATGCGCCGCGTTTCGATCAGAGCCTGCAGGGGGAACTGGGCTACCTGGTCCCGGAACGGATGGCCCGGGCACTGGCTCAACTGGTCGATGTTCCGCCCCGTTTTAGCCGCGCCCTGGACCTGGGCTGCGGCCCCGGCCTGTCCGGCGCCCCCTTCCGCGGCCGGGTTGATTCCCTGGTCGGAGTGGATCTCTCGGAAAAGATGCTGGCCCGGGCCAAGGCCAAAAACATCTACGATCAACTGCACTGCGAGGAACTGGTCTCTTTTCTGGAAAAAAGAGAAGAACGGTACGACCTCTTCCTTGCCGCTGATCTCCTGGTCTACCTGGGCAAGGTGGACCCCCTGTTTGCCGCGCTGCGCAAGCGGTGCCGCCCCTGGGCCCGGTTTGTCTTCTCCATCGAGACCTGTACGCAGTCTGATTATGTCCTGCGCCAGTCCGGCCGCTATGCCCAGTCCGCCGCCTATATCGAACGCCTCTGCGACCGGCATGGGTTTATCATCGAATACCGGCGGGATACCGGGATCCGCAAGGAGCGGGGCGCCTGGATCCCGGGCCAGATTTTCGTGCTTTGCCGGCCGGAAGATTGCAGCCGGTCGCCCGGCGCGGCTTGA